A single window of Nicotiana sylvestris chromosome 5, ASM39365v2, whole genome shotgun sequence DNA harbors:
- the LOC138869704 gene encoding uncharacterized protein — translation MDSGCSKHMTGRKNRFLSLEDLKGGNVSFGNGKKGEIIGVENVGKTNSHSIKNVYLIDGLKYSLISVSQLCDRGNLVAFTSSKCFVINLTTDKIVLPGKRVNNIYIIDLSTLLENELTCLSMLDNDPLLWHKRLGHASLNHLNKLVFKDLVIGLPNIKFKEDKLGNQLTSIRSDHGTEFENAKFSEFCDENGIDHNFSSSRTPQQNGVVERKNKTLENMARTMLLSSKLPHSF, via the exons atggatagtggttgctcaaaacatatgactggaagaaAGAACcggttcctttcacttgaggacctaaagggaggtaatgtctcctttggaaatggaaagaaaggtgagattattggggttgaaAATGTAGGTAAGACAAATTCTCACTCCATtaagaatgtctacttgatagatggcttgaaatacagcctgatcagtgtgtcacaactatgtgacagaggtaaccttgtagcattcactTCTtctaaatgctttgtgattaaccttaccactgacaagattgttttgccgggaaaaagagttaacaatatttacattatagatttgtctactcttttAGAAAATGAACTCACCTGTCTAAGtatgttggataatgatcccctcctgtggcacaaaagacttggtcatgctagtCTGAATCATCTAAACAAATTAGTCtttaaggacttggtgatagggttacctaacatcaaattcaaggaagacaaa tTAGGAAATCAACTTACATctattaggtctgatcatggaactgaatttgaaaatgctaagttttctGAATTCTGTGATGagaatggtatagatcataacttctcttcctctaggactcctcaacaaaatggagtagttgaaagaaagaataagaCTCTTGAAaacatggctaggactatgcttctttctagtaaactgccccacagCTTCTAG